A window from Aliamphritea hakodatensis encodes these proteins:
- a CDS encoding phosphoribosyltransferase, with product MVNKVYLSAQELLEDSFRLAIEVYNSGFRPDFIVGVWRGGTPVGIAVQELLETMDVKTDHISIRTSSYTGIDSRAKEVRVHGLDYLIRNVNAPDSLLIVDDVFDTGLSVEAVIKTLKEKARLNTPHDIRIATPWYKPANNKTEGLVPDYFIHESSEWLVFPHELQGLTREEAITNKPGLKEIYEEYGM from the coding sequence ATGGTTAACAAAGTATATTTAAGCGCTCAGGAGCTGCTGGAAGATTCATTCCGGCTGGCAATTGAGGTGTACAACAGTGGTTTTCGTCCTGACTTCATCGTCGGTGTCTGGCGCGGGGGTACTCCGGTGGGCATCGCGGTACAGGAACTGCTGGAAACCATGGATGTAAAAACCGACCATATTTCGATCCGTACCTCGTCTTACACCGGGATCGATTCCCGTGCCAAAGAAGTCCGCGTACACGGTCTGGATTATCTGATCCGTAACGTCAACGCGCCGGATTCTCTGCTGATTGTCGATGATGTATTCGATACTGGCCTGAGTGTTGAGGCCGTGATCAAGACGCTGAAAGAAAAAGCCCGTCTGAACACGCCACACGACATCCGCATTGCTACCCCATGGTACAAGCCGGCGAATAACAAGACCGAGGGTCTGGTGCCGGATTACTTCATTCACGAATCTTCCGAATGGCTGGTATTCCCGCACGAACTTCAGGGTCTGACCCGCGAAGAGGCGATTACCAACAAGCCTGGTCTGAAAGAGATCTACGAAGAGTACGGCATGTAA